In Papio anubis isolate 15944 chromosome 17, Panubis1.0, whole genome shotgun sequence, the following are encoded in one genomic region:
- the HDAC5 gene encoding histone deacetylase 5 isoform X13: MEEPSRRRCRRCRRRCCRRRPRSRSSSRSGRWDVRPGTILGNPAADFSAQHPCDRPRQEQEPFPNLQETEQVEVKPVLPRAMPSSMGGGGGGSPSPVELRGALVGSVDPTLREQQLQQELLALKQQQQLQKQLLFAEFQKQHDHLTRQHEVQLQKHLKQQQEMLAAKRQQELEQQRQREQQRQEELEKQRLEQQLLILRNKEKSKESAIASTEVKLRLQEFLLSKSKEPTPGGLNHSLPQHPKCWGAHHASLDQSSPPQSGPPGTPPSYKLPLPGPYDSRDDFPLRKTASEPNLKVRSRLKQKVAERRSSPLLRRKDGTVISTFKKRAVEITASSVCNSAPGSGPSSPNSSHSTIAENGFTGSVPNIPTEMLPQHRALPLDSSPNQFSLYTSPSLPNISLGLQATVTVTNSHLTASPKLSTQQEAERQALQSLRQGGTLTGKFMSTSSIPGCLLGVALEGDGSPHGHASLLQHVLLLEQARQQSTLIAVPLHGQSPLVTGERVATSMRTVGKLPRHRPLSRTQSSPLPQSPQALQQLVMQQQHQQFLEKQKQQQLQLGKILTKTGELPRQPTTHPEETEEELTEQQEALLGEGALTMPREGSTESESTQEDLEEEEEEEDGEEEEDCIQVKDEEGESGAEEGPDSEEPGAGYKKLFSDAQPLQPLQVYQAPLSLATVPHQALGRTQSSPAAPGGMKSPPDQPVKHLFTTGVVYDTFMLKHQCMCGNTHVHPEHAGRIQSIWSRLQETGLLSKCERIRGRKATLDEIQTVHSEYHTLLYGTSPLNRQKLDNKKLLGPISQKIYAVLPCGGIGVDSDTVWNEMHSSSAVRMAVGCLLELAFKVAAGELKNGFAIIRPPGHHAEESTAMGFCFFNSVAITAKLLQQKLNVGKVLIVDWDIHHGNGTQQAFYNDPSVLYISLHRYDNGNFFPGSGAPEEVGGGPGVGYNVNVAWTGGVDPPIGDVEYLTAFRTVVMPIAHEFSPDVVLVSAGFDAVEGHLSPLGGYSVTARCFGHLTRQLMTLAGGRVVLALEGGHDLTAICDASEACVSALLSVELQPLDEAVLQQKPNINAVATLEKVIEIQSKHWSCVQKFAAGLGRSLREAQAGETEEAETVSAMALLSVGAEQAQAAVAREHSPRPAEEPMEQEPAL; this comes from the exons GCCAAGACAGGAACAAGAGCCTTTCCCCAATCTCCAAGAGACAGAACAAG TGGAGGTGAAGCCGGTGCTGCCAAGAGCCATGCCCAGTTccatggggggtgggggtggaggcagCCCCAGCCCTGTGGAGCTACGGGGTGCTCTGGTGGGCTCTGTGGATCCCACACTGCGGGAGCAGCAACTGCAGCAGGAGCTCCTGGCGctcaagcagcagcagcagctgcagaagCAGCTCCTGTTCGCTGAGTTCCAGAAACAGCATGACCACCTGACAAGGCAGCATGAGGTCCAGCTACAGAAGCACCTCAAG CAGCAGCAGGAGATGCTGGCAGCCAAGCGGCAGCAGGAGCTGGAGCAGCAGCGGCAGCGGGAGCAGCAGCGGCAGGAAGAGCTGGAGAAGCAGCGGCTGGAGCAGCAGCTGCTCATCCTGCGGAACAAGGAGAAGAGCAAAGAGA GTGCCATTGCCAGCACCGAGGTAAAGCTGAGGCTCCAGGAATTCCTCTTGTCGAAGTCAAAGGAGCCCACACCAGGCGGCCTCAACCATTCCCTCCCACAGCACCCCAAATGCTG gggaGCCCACCATGCTTCTTTGGACCAGAGTTCCCCTCCCCAGAGCGGCCCCCCTGGGACGCCTCCCTCCTACAAACTGCCTTTGCCTGGGCCCTACGACAGTCGAGATGACTTCCCCCTCCGCAAAACAG CCTCTGAACCCAACTTGAAAGTGCGTTCAAGGCTAAAACAGAAGGTGGCCGAGCGGAGAAGCAGTCCCCTCCTGCGTCGCAAGGATGGGACTGTTATTAGCACCTTTAAGAAAAGAGCTGTTGAGATCACAG CGTCGTCCGTGTGTAACAGCGCACCCGGCTCCGGCCCCAGCTCTCCCAACAGCTCCCACAGCACCATCGCTGAGAATGGCTTTACTGGCTCAGTCCCCAACATCCCCACCGAG ATGCTCCCCCAGCACCGAGCCCTCCCTCTGGACAGCTCCCCCAACCAGTTCAGCCTCTACACGTCTCCTTCTCTGCCCAACATCTCCTTAGGGCTGCAGGCCACGGTCACTGTCACCAACTCACACCTCACT GCCTCCCCGAAGCTGTCGACACAGCAGGAGGCCGAGAGGCAGGCCCTCCAGTCCCTGCGGCAGGGTGGCACGCTGACGGGCAAGTTCATGAGCACATCCTCTATCCCTGGCTGCCTGCTGGGCGTGGCACTGGAGGGCGACGGGAGCCCCCACGGGCATGCCTCCCTGCTGCAGCACGTGCTGTTGCTGGAGCAGGCCCGGCAGCAGAGCACCCTCATTGCTG TGCCACTCCACGGGCAGTCCCCACTAGTGACGGGTGAACGTGTGGCCACCAGCATGCGGACGGTGGGCAAGCTCCCGCGGCATCGGCCCCTGAGCCGCACTCAGTCCTCACCGCTGCCGCAGAGTCCCCAGGCCCTGCAGCAGCTGGTCATGCAACAACAGCACCAGCAGTTCCtggagaagcagaagcagcagcagctacaGCTGGGCAAG ATCCTCACCAAGACAGGGGAGCTGCCCAGGCAGCCCACCACCCACCCTGAGGAGACAGAAGAGGAGCTGACAGAGCAGCAGGAGGCCTTGCTGGGGGAGGGAGCCCTGACCATGCCCCGGGAGGGCTCCACAGAGAGTGAGAGTACACAGGAagacctggaggaggaggaggaggaagaggatggggaggaggaggaggattgcATCCAGGTCAAGGACGAGGAGGGCGAGAGTGGTGCTGAGGAGGGGCCCGACTCGGAGGAGCCTGGTGCTGGTTACAAAAAA CTGTTCTCAGATGCCCAGCCGCTGCAGCCGCTGCAGGTGTACCAGGCGCCCCTCAGCCtggccactgtgccccaccaggCCCTGGGCCGCACCCAGTCCTCCCCTGCTGCCCCTGGGGGCATGAAGAGCCCCCCAGACCAGCCCGTCAAGCACCTCTTCACCACAG GTGTGGTCTACGACACGTTCATGCTGAAGCACCAGTGCATGTGCGGGAACACACACGTGCACCCTGAGCATGCTGGCCGGATCCAGAGCATCTGGTCCCGGCTGCAGGAGACAGGCCTGCTTAGCAAGTGCGAG CGAATCCGGGGTCGCAAAGCCACACTAGATGAGATCCAGACAGTGCACTCTGAATACCACACCCTGCTGTATGGGACCAGCCCCCTCAACCGGCAGAAGCTGGACAACAAGAAGTTGCTTG GCCCCATCAGCCAGAAGATATATGCTGTGCTGCCTTGTGGGGGAATCGGG GTGGACAGTGACACCGTCTGGAATGAGATGCATTCCTCCAGTGCTGTGCGCATGGCGGTGGGCTGCCTGCTGGAGCTGGCCTTCAAGGTGGCTGCAGGAGAGCTCAAG AATGGATTTGCCATCATCCGGCCGCCAGGACACCATGCCGAGGAATCCACAGCCAT GGGATTCTGCTTCTTCAACTCTGTAGCCATCACTGCAAAACTTCTACAGCAGAAGTTGAACGTGGGCAAGGTCCTCATCGTGGACTGG GACATTCACCATGGCAATGGCACCCAGCAGGCGTTCTACAATGACCCCTCTGTGCTCTACATCTCACTGCATCGCTATGACAACGGGAACTTCTTTCCAGGCTCTGGGGCTCCTGAAGAG GTTGGTGGAGGGCCAGGCGTGGGGTACAATGTGAACGTGGCATGGACAGGAGGTGTGGACCCCCCTATTGGAGACGTGGAGTACCTTACAGCCTTCAG GACAGTGGTGATGCCCATTGCCCACGAGTTCTCACCTGACGTGGTCCTAGTCTCTGCTGGGTTTGATGCTGTTGAAGGACATCTGTCTCCTCTGGGTGGCTACTCTGTCACCGCCAGAT GTTTTGGCCACTTGACCAGGCAGCTGATGACCCTGGCAGGGGGCCGGGTGGTGCTGGCCCTGGAGGGAGGCCATGACTTGACCGCCATCTGTGATGCCTCTGAGGCTTGTGTTTCGGCTCTGCTCAGTGTAGAG CTGCAGCCCTTGGACGAGGCAGTCTTGCAGCAAAAGCCCAACATCAACGCAGTGGCCACGCTAGAGAAAGTCATCGAGATCCAGA GCAAACACTGGAGCTGTGTGCAGAAGTTTGCCGCTGGTCTGGGCCGTTCCCTgcgggaggcccaggcaggtgagaCTGAGGAGGCCGAGACTGTGAGCGCCATGGCCTTGCTGTCGGTGGGGGCTGAgcaggcccaggctgcagtagcCCGGGAACACAGCCCCAG GCCGGCAGAGGAGCCCATGGAGCAGGAGCCTGCCCTGTGA
- the HDAC5 gene encoding histone deacetylase 5 isoform X4: MEEPSRRRCRRCRRRCCRRRPRSRSSSRSGRWDVRPGTILGNPAADFSAQHPCDRPRQEQEPFPNLQETEQVEVKPVLPRAMPSSMGGGGGGSPSPVELRGALVGSVDPTLREQQLQQELLALKQQQQLQKQLLFAEFQKQHDHLTRQHEVQLQKHLKQQQEMLAAKRQQELEQQRQREQQRQEELEKQRLEQQLLILRNKEKSKESAIASTEVKLRLQEFLLSKSKEPTPGGLNHSLPQHPKCWGAHHASLDQSSPPQSGPPGTPPSYKLPLPGPYDSRDDFPLRKTASEPNLKVRSRLKQKVAERRSSPLLRRKDGTVISTFKKRAVEITGAGPGASSVCNSAPGSGPSSPNSSHSTIAENGFTGSVPNIPTEMLPQHRALPLDSSPNQFSLYTSPSLPNISLGLQATVTVTNSHLTASPKLSTQQEAERQALQSLRQGGTLTGKFMSTSSIPGCLLGVALEGDGSPHGHASLLQHVLLLEQARQQSTLIAVPLHGQSPLVTGERVATSMRTVGKLPRHRPLSRTQSSPLPQSPQALQQLVMQQQHQQFLEKQKQQQLQLGKILTKTGELPRQPTTHPEETEEELTEQQEALLGEGALTMPREGSTESESTQEDLEEEEEEEDGEEEEDCIQVKDEEGESGAEEGPDSEEPGAGYKKLFSDAQPLQPLQVYQAPLSLATVPHQALGRTQSSPAAPGGMKSPPDQPVKHLFTTGVVYDTFMLKHQCMCGNTHVHPEHAGRIQSIWSRLQETGLLSKCERIRGRKATLDEIQTVHSEYHTLLYGTSPLNRQKLDNKKLLGPISQKIYAVLPCGGIGVDSDTVWNEMHSSSAVRMAVGCLLELAFKVAAGELKNGFAIIRPPGHHAEESTAMGFCFFNSVAITAKLLQQKLNVGKVLIVDWDIHHGNGTQQAFYNDPSVLYISLHRYDNGNFFPGSGAPEEVGGGPGVGYNVNVAWTGGVDPPIGDVEYLTAFRTVVMPIAHEFSPDVVLVSAGFDAVEGHLSPLGGYSVTARCFGHLTRQLMTLAGGRVVLALEGGHDLTAICDASEACVSALLSVELQPLDEAVLQQKPNINAVATLEKVIEIQSKHWSCVQKFAAGLGRSLREAQAGETEEAETVSAMALLSVGAEQAQAAVAREHSPRPAEEPMEQEPAL, from the exons GCCAAGACAGGAACAAGAGCCTTTCCCCAATCTCCAAGAGACAGAACAAG TGGAGGTGAAGCCGGTGCTGCCAAGAGCCATGCCCAGTTccatggggggtgggggtggaggcagCCCCAGCCCTGTGGAGCTACGGGGTGCTCTGGTGGGCTCTGTGGATCCCACACTGCGGGAGCAGCAACTGCAGCAGGAGCTCCTGGCGctcaagcagcagcagcagctgcagaagCAGCTCCTGTTCGCTGAGTTCCAGAAACAGCATGACCACCTGACAAGGCAGCATGAGGTCCAGCTACAGAAGCACCTCAAG CAGCAGCAGGAGATGCTGGCAGCCAAGCGGCAGCAGGAGCTGGAGCAGCAGCGGCAGCGGGAGCAGCAGCGGCAGGAAGAGCTGGAGAAGCAGCGGCTGGAGCAGCAGCTGCTCATCCTGCGGAACAAGGAGAAGAGCAAAGAGA GTGCCATTGCCAGCACCGAGGTAAAGCTGAGGCTCCAGGAATTCCTCTTGTCGAAGTCAAAGGAGCCCACACCAGGCGGCCTCAACCATTCCCTCCCACAGCACCCCAAATGCTG gggaGCCCACCATGCTTCTTTGGACCAGAGTTCCCCTCCCCAGAGCGGCCCCCCTGGGACGCCTCCCTCCTACAAACTGCCTTTGCCTGGGCCCTACGACAGTCGAGATGACTTCCCCCTCCGCAAAACAG CCTCTGAACCCAACTTGAAAGTGCGTTCAAGGCTAAAACAGAAGGTGGCCGAGCGGAGAAGCAGTCCCCTCCTGCGTCGCAAGGATGGGACTGTTATTAGCACCTTTAAGAAAAGAGCTGTTGAGATCACAGGTGCCGGGCCTGGGG CGTCGTCCGTGTGTAACAGCGCACCCGGCTCCGGCCCCAGCTCTCCCAACAGCTCCCACAGCACCATCGCTGAGAATGGCTTTACTGGCTCAGTCCCCAACATCCCCACCGAG ATGCTCCCCCAGCACCGAGCCCTCCCTCTGGACAGCTCCCCCAACCAGTTCAGCCTCTACACGTCTCCTTCTCTGCCCAACATCTCCTTAGGGCTGCAGGCCACGGTCACTGTCACCAACTCACACCTCACT GCCTCCCCGAAGCTGTCGACACAGCAGGAGGCCGAGAGGCAGGCCCTCCAGTCCCTGCGGCAGGGTGGCACGCTGACGGGCAAGTTCATGAGCACATCCTCTATCCCTGGCTGCCTGCTGGGCGTGGCACTGGAGGGCGACGGGAGCCCCCACGGGCATGCCTCCCTGCTGCAGCACGTGCTGTTGCTGGAGCAGGCCCGGCAGCAGAGCACCCTCATTGCTG TGCCACTCCACGGGCAGTCCCCACTAGTGACGGGTGAACGTGTGGCCACCAGCATGCGGACGGTGGGCAAGCTCCCGCGGCATCGGCCCCTGAGCCGCACTCAGTCCTCACCGCTGCCGCAGAGTCCCCAGGCCCTGCAGCAGCTGGTCATGCAACAACAGCACCAGCAGTTCCtggagaagcagaagcagcagcagctacaGCTGGGCAAG ATCCTCACCAAGACAGGGGAGCTGCCCAGGCAGCCCACCACCCACCCTGAGGAGACAGAAGAGGAGCTGACAGAGCAGCAGGAGGCCTTGCTGGGGGAGGGAGCCCTGACCATGCCCCGGGAGGGCTCCACAGAGAGTGAGAGTACACAGGAagacctggaggaggaggaggaggaagaggatggggaggaggaggaggattgcATCCAGGTCAAGGACGAGGAGGGCGAGAGTGGTGCTGAGGAGGGGCCCGACTCGGAGGAGCCTGGTGCTGGTTACAAAAAA CTGTTCTCAGATGCCCAGCCGCTGCAGCCGCTGCAGGTGTACCAGGCGCCCCTCAGCCtggccactgtgccccaccaggCCCTGGGCCGCACCCAGTCCTCCCCTGCTGCCCCTGGGGGCATGAAGAGCCCCCCAGACCAGCCCGTCAAGCACCTCTTCACCACAG GTGTGGTCTACGACACGTTCATGCTGAAGCACCAGTGCATGTGCGGGAACACACACGTGCACCCTGAGCATGCTGGCCGGATCCAGAGCATCTGGTCCCGGCTGCAGGAGACAGGCCTGCTTAGCAAGTGCGAG CGAATCCGGGGTCGCAAAGCCACACTAGATGAGATCCAGACAGTGCACTCTGAATACCACACCCTGCTGTATGGGACCAGCCCCCTCAACCGGCAGAAGCTGGACAACAAGAAGTTGCTTG GCCCCATCAGCCAGAAGATATATGCTGTGCTGCCTTGTGGGGGAATCGGG GTGGACAGTGACACCGTCTGGAATGAGATGCATTCCTCCAGTGCTGTGCGCATGGCGGTGGGCTGCCTGCTGGAGCTGGCCTTCAAGGTGGCTGCAGGAGAGCTCAAG AATGGATTTGCCATCATCCGGCCGCCAGGACACCATGCCGAGGAATCCACAGCCAT GGGATTCTGCTTCTTCAACTCTGTAGCCATCACTGCAAAACTTCTACAGCAGAAGTTGAACGTGGGCAAGGTCCTCATCGTGGACTGG GACATTCACCATGGCAATGGCACCCAGCAGGCGTTCTACAATGACCCCTCTGTGCTCTACATCTCACTGCATCGCTATGACAACGGGAACTTCTTTCCAGGCTCTGGGGCTCCTGAAGAG GTTGGTGGAGGGCCAGGCGTGGGGTACAATGTGAACGTGGCATGGACAGGAGGTGTGGACCCCCCTATTGGAGACGTGGAGTACCTTACAGCCTTCAG GACAGTGGTGATGCCCATTGCCCACGAGTTCTCACCTGACGTGGTCCTAGTCTCTGCTGGGTTTGATGCTGTTGAAGGACATCTGTCTCCTCTGGGTGGCTACTCTGTCACCGCCAGAT GTTTTGGCCACTTGACCAGGCAGCTGATGACCCTGGCAGGGGGCCGGGTGGTGCTGGCCCTGGAGGGAGGCCATGACTTGACCGCCATCTGTGATGCCTCTGAGGCTTGTGTTTCGGCTCTGCTCAGTGTAGAG CTGCAGCCCTTGGACGAGGCAGTCTTGCAGCAAAAGCCCAACATCAACGCAGTGGCCACGCTAGAGAAAGTCATCGAGATCCAGA GCAAACACTGGAGCTGTGTGCAGAAGTTTGCCGCTGGTCTGGGCCGTTCCCTgcgggaggcccaggcaggtgagaCTGAGGAGGCCGAGACTGTGAGCGCCATGGCCTTGCTGTCGGTGGGGGCTGAgcaggcccaggctgcagtagcCCGGGAACACAGCCCCAG GCCGGCAGAGGAGCCCATGGAGCAGGAGCCTGCCCTGTGA
- the HDAC5 gene encoding histone deacetylase 5 isoform X11 → MEEPSRRRCRRCRRRCCRRRPRSRSSSRSGRWDVRPGTILGNPAADFSAQHPCDRPRQEQEPFPNLQETEQVEVKPVLPRAMPSSMGGGGGGSPSPVELRGALVGSVDPTLREQQLQQELLALKQQQQLQKQLLFAEFQKQHDHLTRQHEVQLQKHLKQQQEMLAAKQQQEMLAAKRQQELEQQRQREQQRQEELEKQRLEQQLLILRNKEKSKESAIASTEVKLRLQEFLLSKSKEPTPGGLNHSLPQHPKCWGAHHASLDQSSPPQSGPPGTPPSYKLPLPGPYDSRDDFPLRKTASEPNLKVRSRLKQKVAERRSSPLLRRKDGTVISTFKKRAVEITGAGPGASSVCNSAPGSGPSSPNSSHSTIAENGFTGSVPNIPTEMLPQHRALPLDSSPNQFSLYTSPSLPNISLGLQATVTVTNSHLTASPKLSTQQEAERQALQSLRQGGTLTGKFMSTSSIPGCLLGVALEGDGSPHGHASLLQHVLLLEQARQQSTLIAVPLHGQSPLVTGERVATSMRTVGKLPRHRPLSRTQSSPLPQSPQALQQLVMQQQHQQFLEKQKQQQLQLGKLFSDAQPLQPLQVYQAPLSLATVPHQALGRTQSSPAAPGGMKSPPDQPVKHLFTTGVVYDTFMLKHQCMCGNTHVHPEHAGRIQSIWSRLQETGLLSKCERIRGRKATLDEIQTVHSEYHTLLYGTSPLNRQKLDNKKLLGPISQKIYAVLPCGGIGVDSDTVWNEMHSSSAVRMAVGCLLELAFKVAAGELKNGFAIIRPPGHHAEESTAMGFCFFNSVAITAKLLQQKLNVGKVLIVDWDIHHGNGTQQAFYNDPSVLYISLHRYDNGNFFPGSGAPEEVGGGPGVGYNVNVAWTGGVDPPIGDVEYLTAFRTVVMPIAHEFSPDVVLVSAGFDAVEGHLSPLGGYSVTARCFGHLTRQLMTLAGGRVVLALEGGHDLTAICDASEACVSALLSVELQPLDEAVLQQKPNINAVATLEKVIEIQSKHWSCVQKFAAGLGRSLREAQAGETEEAETVSAMALLSVGAEQAQAAVAREHSPRPAEEPMEQEPAL, encoded by the exons GCCAAGACAGGAACAAGAGCCTTTCCCCAATCTCCAAGAGACAGAACAAG TGGAGGTGAAGCCGGTGCTGCCAAGAGCCATGCCCAGTTccatggggggtgggggtggaggcagCCCCAGCCCTGTGGAGCTACGGGGTGCTCTGGTGGGCTCTGTGGATCCCACACTGCGGGAGCAGCAACTGCAGCAGGAGCTCCTGGCGctcaagcagcagcagcagctgcagaagCAGCTCCTGTTCGCTGAGTTCCAGAAACAGCATGACCACCTGACAAGGCAGCATGAGGTCCAGCTACAGAAGCACCTCAAG cagcagcaggagatgCTGGCAGCCAAGCAGCAGCAGGAGATGCTGGCAGCCAAGCGGCAGCAGGAGCTGGAGCAGCAGCGGCAGCGGGAGCAGCAGCGGCAGGAAGAGCTGGAGAAGCAGCGGCTGGAGCAGCAGCTGCTCATCCTGCGGAACAAGGAGAAGAGCAAAGAGA GTGCCATTGCCAGCACCGAGGTAAAGCTGAGGCTCCAGGAATTCCTCTTGTCGAAGTCAAAGGAGCCCACACCAGGCGGCCTCAACCATTCCCTCCCACAGCACCCCAAATGCTG gggaGCCCACCATGCTTCTTTGGACCAGAGTTCCCCTCCCCAGAGCGGCCCCCCTGGGACGCCTCCCTCCTACAAACTGCCTTTGCCTGGGCCCTACGACAGTCGAGATGACTTCCCCCTCCGCAAAACAG CCTCTGAACCCAACTTGAAAGTGCGTTCAAGGCTAAAACAGAAGGTGGCCGAGCGGAGAAGCAGTCCCCTCCTGCGTCGCAAGGATGGGACTGTTATTAGCACCTTTAAGAAAAGAGCTGTTGAGATCACAGGTGCCGGGCCTGGGG CGTCGTCCGTGTGTAACAGCGCACCCGGCTCCGGCCCCAGCTCTCCCAACAGCTCCCACAGCACCATCGCTGAGAATGGCTTTACTGGCTCAGTCCCCAACATCCCCACCGAG ATGCTCCCCCAGCACCGAGCCCTCCCTCTGGACAGCTCCCCCAACCAGTTCAGCCTCTACACGTCTCCTTCTCTGCCCAACATCTCCTTAGGGCTGCAGGCCACGGTCACTGTCACCAACTCACACCTCACT GCCTCCCCGAAGCTGTCGACACAGCAGGAGGCCGAGAGGCAGGCCCTCCAGTCCCTGCGGCAGGGTGGCACGCTGACGGGCAAGTTCATGAGCACATCCTCTATCCCTGGCTGCCTGCTGGGCGTGGCACTGGAGGGCGACGGGAGCCCCCACGGGCATGCCTCCCTGCTGCAGCACGTGCTGTTGCTGGAGCAGGCCCGGCAGCAGAGCACCCTCATTGCTG TGCCACTCCACGGGCAGTCCCCACTAGTGACGGGTGAACGTGTGGCCACCAGCATGCGGACGGTGGGCAAGCTCCCGCGGCATCGGCCCCTGAGCCGCACTCAGTCCTCACCGCTGCCGCAGAGTCCCCAGGCCCTGCAGCAGCTGGTCATGCAACAACAGCACCAGCAGTTCCtggagaagcagaagcagcagcagctacaGCTGGGCAAG CTGTTCTCAGATGCCCAGCCGCTGCAGCCGCTGCAGGTGTACCAGGCGCCCCTCAGCCtggccactgtgccccaccaggCCCTGGGCCGCACCCAGTCCTCCCCTGCTGCCCCTGGGGGCATGAAGAGCCCCCCAGACCAGCCCGTCAAGCACCTCTTCACCACAG GTGTGGTCTACGACACGTTCATGCTGAAGCACCAGTGCATGTGCGGGAACACACACGTGCACCCTGAGCATGCTGGCCGGATCCAGAGCATCTGGTCCCGGCTGCAGGAGACAGGCCTGCTTAGCAAGTGCGAG CGAATCCGGGGTCGCAAAGCCACACTAGATGAGATCCAGACAGTGCACTCTGAATACCACACCCTGCTGTATGGGACCAGCCCCCTCAACCGGCAGAAGCTGGACAACAAGAAGTTGCTTG GCCCCATCAGCCAGAAGATATATGCTGTGCTGCCTTGTGGGGGAATCGGG GTGGACAGTGACACCGTCTGGAATGAGATGCATTCCTCCAGTGCTGTGCGCATGGCGGTGGGCTGCCTGCTGGAGCTGGCCTTCAAGGTGGCTGCAGGAGAGCTCAAG AATGGATTTGCCATCATCCGGCCGCCAGGACACCATGCCGAGGAATCCACAGCCAT GGGATTCTGCTTCTTCAACTCTGTAGCCATCACTGCAAAACTTCTACAGCAGAAGTTGAACGTGGGCAAGGTCCTCATCGTGGACTGG GACATTCACCATGGCAATGGCACCCAGCAGGCGTTCTACAATGACCCCTCTGTGCTCTACATCTCACTGCATCGCTATGACAACGGGAACTTCTTTCCAGGCTCTGGGGCTCCTGAAGAG GTTGGTGGAGGGCCAGGCGTGGGGTACAATGTGAACGTGGCATGGACAGGAGGTGTGGACCCCCCTATTGGAGACGTGGAGTACCTTACAGCCTTCAG GACAGTGGTGATGCCCATTGCCCACGAGTTCTCACCTGACGTGGTCCTAGTCTCTGCTGGGTTTGATGCTGTTGAAGGACATCTGTCTCCTCTGGGTGGCTACTCTGTCACCGCCAGAT GTTTTGGCCACTTGACCAGGCAGCTGATGACCCTGGCAGGGGGCCGGGTGGTGCTGGCCCTGGAGGGAGGCCATGACTTGACCGCCATCTGTGATGCCTCTGAGGCTTGTGTTTCGGCTCTGCTCAGTGTAGAG CTGCAGCCCTTGGACGAGGCAGTCTTGCAGCAAAAGCCCAACATCAACGCAGTGGCCACGCTAGAGAAAGTCATCGAGATCCAGA GCAAACACTGGAGCTGTGTGCAGAAGTTTGCCGCTGGTCTGGGCCGTTCCCTgcgggaggcccaggcaggtgagaCTGAGGAGGCCGAGACTGTGAGCGCCATGGCCTTGCTGTCGGTGGGGGCTGAgcaggcccaggctgcagtagcCCGGGAACACAGCCCCAG GCCGGCAGAGGAGCCCATGGAGCAGGAGCCTGCCCTGTGA